From the genome of Megachile rotundata isolate GNS110a chromosome 3, iyMegRotu1, whole genome shotgun sequence:
AGAACTTCCTCTTCCATGGGTGCCGACCACGCTCGGTGTGTCCGACAACTCGTCGTCCTCTGCACCGAGACTACGGAACCTGACGAAGCCGTCCTCGGCGACCAGCATCGTCGAACCTGTGGTCGGTGTTTGCTCGTGCACACCTTGCACCGGTGTGTGTCTACCGCGGCTCTCGGAGCTCCTCAGCGTTTGTATTCCATTACCGTGCCGGTTTAACGAGCCGCGACCTTCGTGTGGGAAATGGCCCATGGTACCTGACTTGCGAATGGAATGTCTCTCGAAAGTACCTGCGACAATGAAACTATTATTTAGCATACCGTTTCTCTATGCGCttgaaaaaaagaatttttcctTTTTCGACGGTTCGTGCTCTGTATCTCGTTTACTCGAAACGAATAATTAGGTTTACGAATCTTATTGTtacttttttacattttaatacgCTCGTTGCGGATGCTGCGAATTTATATCTTATTTAATCTCCCGAGACCTCGGACGGTCTCGACCTATTGTCGTCACGATGCGAGTATTTCGGTACCGAcgataaatattgaaaactCAGAAACATCGATAATATCAATGGACACGAGTTGAGAATGTAACGCGCGACGATGCAACAGATAATTAAAAACGATGTGGACATCAATGTTAATGTTGGTAATAGTAATTGAATCTTACGTACATCAGCAATGCGGATATTCGGTGCATGCAGAGAACGTGTTAAACGGAAGTAGAAGCGAAAAGAGATTGGTGTCCCGGAACAATGCGAGCTATTCGATGTTCCAGTAATAGAGCGACGGTTTAGAAGACAAAGCATAGAAAAAATTGCTGATTTCGAGGTTTCAATACGGCATTAATAGCGTCTGTCAGCGTTTTAAGCTGCTCGAAAGTTTGATTGAAACAGTGCATTGCTCCGGGTGACCTAATTTATCGATTTACGTCTCGCAAAAAATCACAGACAAACGTAACAAACTTTTATATTAAAGATCATTTCATGCGATCTACGTTATAACGAATTGAAAACGTGTTCTTTGCGCGTAAACGAGATACTTCAAAAGAGATTACACTGCCAGTTGTGGATACAGCGGATTTGTTCGTTTTCGTATGAAACCGCGTCCAATGCATAATCTCCGTGACGGTATAGCGAGTCGTAAAATTCTCCGAAAGATAAAATGCAACGAAACAACAGTTTAAGGGAAAACAGGGTTCGACAGTAGAGTTACGAGCGTGAAGAGATTTCGAAGGATGTTCCGATTTACGAGTTCGCTATACCGTGACGGGTACTATAACCCCGGCTGTATCCATCAAGATGCACGCAAGATGGCCAGTTACAAAATTCTCACGAACCACGAACAAGGAAATACAGGTTCAGGTTATAACGTTCGATCACAGATAGCGCCAGTCGATACCTGATATGTTCAAATGCTCGGGTAGCGTGTTCAACGGAAAGCTATCGTCGTAAACCTGTTTCCCCGTTCTCATCGCGTAATTCTGAATCGCCTGGTTGGTGCTGCAGATAGCTGGGTAAAGCACGTCGTCCATATTCTCGGTGGAAGTGGAGCTACCGCAAGGAAACAGAGCGAATCCGGAATGAACAGGGTGTTGCTGCAACTGTTTCTCCCGCAGCGGGTACTGGGACAGGCTGGCTACCCATGCCAGAAGTCCGCAGACGGCGAGTTCGAGCAACCTAACGGAGAACTGCCAGCCCCACCAGAGCCAAGGGTAAGACTGCGGCCGTTCCTGGACGTTGCCGAAGATGCCGTACAGCTGAACGAAGCCCATCAGGATGAAGAGCAACGCGGTGGCGATGCTGGTGGTGATGGCGGTGCTCAAGGCCATCGTGGTCGGATCAGCACCGACTATGTGATTCGCGCCGGCCGCCTTGTTGTTCGTCAGCAGGATCTGCGTGCGTACCACTCGGTACACGTACATGTAACCTAGGCCCAGAGTGACGCAGACGATGATGTAGATGCACTGGCAGATCAACGGCAGTATCTTGGCCTCGTCCTGGTAGCCGAGCACGTGCGTGGAGACGTGCAGGGAGACGCAGATGACGACGTGCACCGTGGAGGAGAGGACCAGCGCGGCCGGTGTGAGGAACCTGTTGTTCAACGACGGCGCCTCCGAGCAACGAGCGAGGTAGAGCACCAGGGTCGCGAACGCCGTGGACAATAACGGCGCCGGTAGGTACATGAGTACTCGCGACAGAGGCTCCGGCAGTGAACGGCCTAGATTGTAAGCGTCGTAGAAGAGGTGAAAGCACCTGAGGGTGCAGACGGTTGTCAGCAGCAGATGCACCGTTAGGAAGTACGACTGAGTGAGTAGATTCGTTGCCTCGTTGAAACGGACGATCTTGTAGATCGAGTATAGAGCCATTAGAGTGAACAGGATGGCTGCCACGTAGACGTGCAGGAACCAGGCGATCCGCCAAGTGGATTCGAGGGGATGATGCGTGTCGACCTGCGGCACGATGTGGTCACCGGACTCGTCCGGACGTTTAGGGGGTGGCGCCGGGGGCTGTGGCTGCGGATACGGTAACCTCTCCGTATCGACGATCTCTATGTTCTCCGTTTTGAACCCGTTCTCGTTCCTGAGCCCGTGGTAACCGTCGTCGTCGTGTCGCCTCGTGTTGGGCAGATTAAAGATCGTCGGCTGCGTGACGGACTTGGAGGAATCCAGGGTGCTGGAGGTTCTGGGGGTCGTGGTGGACAGTGTGGTCATCTTTTCGGTAGTCGGGGCCACGGGCGCATTCTGCGGCGGAGTTTTCGTTGCCAAAGGCTTCAAAAGTATCTCCGGAATATCTTGCTTCCTGCCGTTACTGCCCGACAGTATCCTCGAGATACTGGGGTAGTGCAGCGTGGGTACGAACTCGTTGGTATTGTTCCTCCTATCTAATTCGCTGGATTCCACGATGTTCTGCTCTTTGCTCGGGGTGTTCAGCGGCTTGTTCCTCGAATGCGAGTGCCTCTCCGGGATCTGAGAGGGACCCTGAAGATCCGGTGGCCTGATGGGTATCCTCTCGTGTGCCGGCGTACCGCTAGGCGGTGGTACCGGTCTCTTGACACCGGGATGAGCATCCGAGTTGGTTCCTCGCAACGTCGGTTTGTTTGCGAACGGATGGAGGTACTCGGGTGGCAGTGGAGGAGTGAAGAGGGCACGCGAGGGTGGAGCGTACGAAGGCAACTCGCGAAAAACCGGCGACACGGTCGCCCGAGGGACCGGCGGATACCTCGCGGAGGGTATCGAGGGTGTGGTGGTGGTCGTGGTCGTTGTCGTGGTCGTCAAAGGCGACGGCACCGTCGACAGGGTTGTACTGGCCGAAACTTGAGCGTCGTAGGCAGGCACGCTGCGTTTCGTCGTCGCCGAGCTGTGCGCGACTTTATTGAATATCGCCGCCAGATGCTTCTCGAGAACGGTGTTGTCCACGTTGAAGACCGAACTGTTGGGCCCGCCGTCGCTGCTCGCCGAGCAGAAGACGCCGCAGTACACTGCCAGCGACAGCATCGACGCGATTACGCGCACCGTCGGCGTCATGATGATGCTCGATACCAGAACCTGGAGCACGGACAGCTGGAGAATTCAGCCGGGCATCGGTTCATTCCATAACCGAGAAGGAAACGAGAGCTGGCACGCGACGACGAGTGCACTTAACGTAAGGACACTTGTGAACACGCGCGTGTGCGGCTGTGTATCTTCGCTAACGAATCCCTGTTTTCTCTCAGTCCCTTGCCTCGCTTGCTCTCGGACTTGCTCGCTACTATATCGGAGCTAGCCTCCAATCTCTCTGGCGGTCTGCTAAGTTCAAATATTACATTCCTAAATGTAGACGTGCGTTAGTCCACGTTCCTCGTGGATTCCCTGTTACGCCGTCGGTCGCGCGTTATCAACGGTATCCGTTGCATTTCCTTTCGGATAGTAACTATATCACTGGCCTGATCTTTGGGAGCGGTTCACTTCGGTGCTCGATTCGCTTCGAATTCCTGCGTATTCTTCCTTCGTTGCTTCTCTATCTACATGTTCCGAGAGAAAAAGAAATGCTTTTCCTGGAACGAACACGGAACGATTCGCCGATAAACGAACGGCGATCCAGTCAGACTGCAAAATGGCGAGAGGGCTGCTCTTCCAGCTAGGAGGACAGCATACGCCGTATTGAAACTGACCTTTCTCGACTTCCTCTATTCCGTTGCCTTCGCGAACAACTATTACCGCTTCGCCTGGTGTACTTCCATTATATCATCGGGATTCAATAAGCCTCGGATTATTTCGCCTGTAGTAGTTCGCTGGCGTTACGTTGCCCCTTGTGCCGAGCAAGATTCGATTTAAAACCTATCTACTTTTACGGACGATAGAACGTCGGCGAGCTTGTTAGCCAGACTTAATCCGATATCATCATTGCTCGAAGCCATCCCAGATTCGCGAGAGCCTCGGGCGAAACCTGAATTCCTGAGGGTACATTTAATGTTTAGAATCAGTCTGAGTTCCGGCTGGATGGGATGCTCTGGCGGTTACCGCGTCCATTCATTTCCCTCTGGAACGTGTGCCGCCGCGTTTACCGTCTGGCCACTTTTAGCCTCTCGTCCAACACCTGTggaaaataatgtttattaattgCTTTGTTGTCGAAAATTTTTTAACCGTCGAACGATGCAAAATAGAACGTCGGTACTTTTTACTTCTACTTATTCTTTATACAATTAAAGAAATTACTGTTCAGTCGTATACACGTGTTTATAGAGTCCGTATTTTCGACGAAACTCAACAACATCCGCGCGTTTAGGCGTGATTTACGGTCTATTTTGGAGATTTACGGATTTGAAGAATGGTACGCGTTACGGTAACATATTTTCTACCGCATTAAAATACGTCATCGGACAAAGGTAACGCAGATTATACTAATAAATTGTTCTAGCAGCCGCCAGGAGCACGCATGTTTTATGGTGCATTTTATGACGAACCATGATGCTCGCTTCGCGCTTTAAAGCGATTAACGCGAAAACACGAGGTCGCCTGTTTTCGAAGCTTGTGCCAACACGTTTAATTGCGTCAAtgaaaataacagtaatgtacTTAATCCTTGATCGACGACGGCAGTTTCGCGTAGATCAGATCACGTAGAGAAACGGTGttgtgcaaaattttcaaaatattcgaataaaaatgagaaaataagaaaataggtAAATAGGGAGAAAATAAAGGAACGGGAGCAGGCTTTCTTAATAAAGGAGAAAATGTAGGTCCGATTGAAAATAGCACTTGCGCAGGGAGCATAGATAAGACACGTAAACCAATACGAGAGTAAGAAGCGAAAGAGACGGTGAAGTTCCACTTACAGTCTGCTCGGTGACACAATAGCCCTGGACccgatttaaaaatgtaattttacgtTAACAATCGCTCGTAAATTGAGCTACACCAGCCTGGCTGTCCGGCGTATTAAATTTCGGATATAAAAGTTAGACGGAAGCCGTTCGAATGTACGCGACTCGGGCTACACGGATGAGCGTTACAGGAAATTGTTCGGCCAACCAAGAAAAAAGAGGAGAGAAGACAAAAACCGTACGAGTGAGTCAAGTTTTAATTCGATTATCGTTAAATTAATGGAAGCGAAACTTGGCGAGCTCGGAAATTCAGACTGCGATTAATTTACAAGGGGCTACGTGATTCGATCTTCGAAATCGGATCATCTCTGCATTCTATGTAAAGCTGAAATATGTAAGTTTCGCTCGACACACGTCCTCTGTTGGCTCGTATACACTGAACTTTGTTGTTTCTGCAAATATTTGTCGCGTATACTCGACAGAGAATCCTGCGAATACATTTCTACGAATGGAAGACATAAATATGGGAATATATGGAGACTACGTGCGATTTTGTACTATGAAACTACCTTACGGATCATCTATCTTAATACTTTGACGGACGGTTTTTGACGATTACTCTtctcattatattgcaattccatttctctttgtatttttcttttcgcTGCTTCTCAAATATATACCTCTTGAAATCGGAATATACCTAGTTACAATTTACTCAATTCGAAATGTTTCTAGGTAACATTGACTCTGTTCAGAATATCCTTAGTTCGAATTTACTaattccaaatgtccctagAACCAATTTTACCAATTCGGAATATTCCTACTTCCAATTTAACCAATTCCAAATGTCTCTAGATACCATTTCTCCAACTCGGAATATCGCGAGTTGCAATTTATCCAATTCCAAATGACCCTAGAACCAATTGTTCCAACTCGGAATGTCCCTAGTTCCAGTTTACCCAATTCCAAATGACCCTAGATCCAATTTCACCAATTCGAAATATTCCCATTTCCAATTTAACcaattccaaatgtccctagatcccatttcTCCAACTCGGATTATCCCGAGTTCCAATTTATCCAATTCCAAGCGTTCCTAGAACCAATTGTTCCAACTCGGAATGTCTCTAGTTCCAATTTATCCAATTCCAAATGACCCTAGATCCAATTTCACCAATTCGGAATATTCCCATTTCCAATTTAACcaattccaaatgtccctagatcccatttcTCCAACTCGGAATATCGCGAGTTGCAATTTATCCAATTCCAAGCGTCCCTAGAACCAATTACTCCAACTCGGAATGTCCCTAGTTCCAATTTGTCCAATTCCAAATGACCCTAGATCCAATTTCACCAATTCGAAATATTCCCATTTCCAATTTAACcaattccaaatgtccctagatcccatttcTCCAACTCGGAATATCGCGAGTTGCAATTTATCCAATTCCAAGCGTTCCTAGAACCAATTGCTCCAACTCGGAATGTCCCTAGTTCCAGTTTACCCAATTCCAAATGACCCTAgatccaaattcaccaattcgaAATATTCCCATTTCCAATTTAACcaattccaaatgtccctagatcccatttcTCCAACTCGGAATATCGCGAGTTGCAATTTATCCAATTCCAAGCGTCCCTAGAACCAATTGCTCCAACTCGGAATATCCCGAGTTCCAATTTATCcaattccaaatgtccctagAACCAATTTTACCAATTCGGAATATTCCTACTTCCAATTTAACTaattccaaatgtccctagatcccatttcTCCAACTCGGAATATCCCGAGTTCCAATTTACCCAATTCCAAACGTCCCTAGAACCAATTGTTCCAACTCGGAATGTCTCTAGTTCCAATTTATCCAATTCCAAATGACCCTAGATCCAATTTCACCAATTCGGAATATTCCTACATTCAATTTAACcaattccaaatgtccctagatcccatttcTCCAACTCGGAATATCCCGAGTTCCAATTTACCCAATTCCAAACGTCCCTAGAACCAATTACTCCAACTCGGAATGTCCCTAGTTCCAATTTGTCCAATTCCAAATGACCCTAGATCCAATTTCACCAATTCGGAATATTCCTACATTCAATTTAACcaattccaaatgtccctagatcccatttcTCCAACTCGGAATATCCCGAGTTCCAATTTACCCAATTCCAAACGTCCCTAGAACCAATTACTCCAACTCGGAATGTCCCTAGTTCCAATTTGTCCAATTCCAAATGACCCTAGATCCAATTTCACCAATTCGGAATATTCCTACATTCAATTTAACcaattccaaatgtccctagatcccatttcTCCAACTCGGAATATCCCGAGTTCCAATTTATCCAATTTCAAATGTCCCCAAAACCCATTTCTCCAACTCGGAATATTCCTAGTTCCAATTTTCCGAATCCCAAATATTAACCCATTCGAGACCGATTGCACTCCGTGTGTGCAATGGATTTCCGAGGCTATAAGACAGCCTGCACGCCGTGTgtgcaataacagtaatgtgcaATTATCAGTTATTCTGAGTAAACTAGTCGTCGAAATAAGATTTTTCTGGAACTAATGAAATCTGTAAAGTACAGGAAAACAAAATTT
Proteins encoded in this window:
- the LOC100876665 gene encoding uncharacterized protein LOC100876665; translated protein: MTPTVRVIASMLSLAVYCGVFCSASSDGGPNSSVFNVDNTVLEKHLAAIFNKVAHSSATTKRSVPAYDAQVSASTTLSTVPSPLTTTTTTTTTTTPSIPSARYPPVPRATVSPVFRELPSYAPPSRALFTPPLPPEYLHPFANKPTLRGTNSDAHPGVKRPVPPPSGTPAHERIPIRPPDLQGPSQIPERHSHSRNKPLNTPSKEQNIVESSELDRRNNTNEFVPTLHYPSISRILSGSNGRKQDIPEILLKPLATKTPPQNAPVAPTTEKMTTLSTTTPRTSSTLDSSKSVTQPTIFNLPNTRRHDDDGYHGLRNENGFKTENIEIVDTERLPYPQPQPPAPPPKRPDESGDHIVPQVDTHHPLESTWRIAWFLHVYVAAILFTLMALYSIYKIVRFNEATNLLTQSYFLTVHLLLTTVCTLRCFHLFYDAYNLGRSLPEPLSRVLMYLPAPLLSTAFATLVLYLARCSEAPSLNNRFLTPAALVLSSTVHVVICVSLHVSTHVLGYQDEAKILPLICQCIYIIVCVTLGLGYMYVYRVVRTQILLTNNKAAGANHIVGADPTTMALSTAITTSIATALLFILMGFVQLYGIFGNVQERPQSYPWLWWGWQFSVRLLELAVCGLLAWVASLSQYPLREKQLQQHPVHSGFALFPCGSSTSTENMDDVLYPAICSTNQAIQNYAMRTGKQVYDDSFPLNTLPEHLNISGTFERHSIRKSGTMGHFPHEGRGSLNRHGNGIQTLRSSESRGRHTPVQGVHEQTPTTGSTMLVAEDGFVRFRSLGAEDDELSDTPSVVGTHGRGSSLAGSVRFNARHPTLQHQHPHQHQHQHSLQHPHQSQHQAHHQLYINT